The Desulfurellaceae bacterium genome contains the following window.
TTCCTGGGCAGTGAAGTAGACCTCGGGCACGGCTGCGGCTTGGCTGAAGCTCCAGCCGTCCGGGATCGGCATGGCCATCCGCGCGTCAATCACGGCCTTCTCGGCATAGCCGCCGCTGCCAACCAGACCGAAGACACGGTCGCCCGGCCCAAAGCCCTGAACCGCGGAGCCGACCGCCTCGACCTCACCGGCCAGCTCCAGCCCCAGGATGTCCGATTCACCGGGGGGCGGCGGATAGGCGCCGATGCGCTGCATGGTGTCGGCACGGTTGAGGGCAGAGGCGCGAACCCGAACGAGCAGCTGGTGTGGGTTCGGCACCGGGTCGGGCACCTCGCCGAGTCCCAAAACCTCCGGTCCACCGGGTTTGGCAAACGTAATGGCTTTCATGGGCGGCCCTACCTTCCCTTGAAGCTCGGCTTGCGTTTTTCCACAAAGGCCGTCACCCCCTCGGCAAAATC
Protein-coding sequences here:
- a CDS encoding alcohol dehydrogenase catalytic domain-containing protein, encoding MKAITFAKPGGPEVLGLGEVPDPVPNPHQLLVRVRASALNRADTMQRIGAYPPPPGESDILGLELAGEVEAVGSAVQGFGPGDRVFGLVGSGGYAEKAVIDARMAMPIPDGWSFSQAAAVPEVYFTAQETIFTLGGLRAGETILIHAGASGVGTAGIQMARETGAR